From the genome of Papaver somniferum cultivar HN1 chromosome 2, ASM357369v1, whole genome shotgun sequence, one region includes:
- the LOC113354181 gene encoding BTB/POZ domain and ankyrin repeat-containing protein NPR1-like isoform X2, with amino-acid sequence MDENGDDLGMKLLFLENRVAMARLLFPKEAQVAMHIAKVDDTKEFPLTTNCGSFPGHRIAFSNLNEAPFIIEDAHHKRITALLKTVEFGRRFFPRCSKALDKIVDDKDLSIWRILEMILTIRSGN; translated from the exons ATGGATGAGAACGGGGATGATCTAGGGATGAAGCTATTGTTCCTTGAAAATAGAG TTGCTATGGCACGCCTTTTATTTCCTAAGGAAGCGCAAGTTGCAATGCACATTGCAAAAGTGGATGACACAAAGGAGTTCCCACTAACCACCAATTGTGGATCATTTCCTGGCCATCGGATAGCATTTTCAAACTTGAATGAAGCACCATTTATAATAGAAGATGCACATCATAAAAGAATAACAGCACTCTTGAAAACTG TGGAATTTGGGAGGCGATTCTTTCCCCGTTGTTCTAAAGCACTCGACAAGATTGTGGATGATAAAGACCTATCGATCTGGCGTATCTTGGAAATGATATTGACAATCCGGAGCGGCAACTAA
- the LOC113354181 gene encoding BTB/POZ domain and ankyrin repeat-containing protein NPR1-like isoform X1 — translation MDENGDDLGMKLLFLENRVAMARLLFPKEAQVAMHIAKVDDTKEFPLTTNCGSFPGHRIAFSNLNEAPFIIEDAHHKRITALLKTGIACFCLCIVYWTVEFGRRFFPRCSKALDKIVDDKDLSIWRILEMILTIRSGN, via the exons ATGGATGAGAACGGGGATGATCTAGGGATGAAGCTATTGTTCCTTGAAAATAGAG TTGCTATGGCACGCCTTTTATTTCCTAAGGAAGCGCAAGTTGCAATGCACATTGCAAAAGTGGATGACACAAAGGAGTTCCCACTAACCACCAATTGTGGATCATTTCCTGGCCATCGGATAGCATTTTCAAACTTGAATGAAGCACCATTTATAATAGAAGATGCACATCATAAAAGAATAACAGCACTCTTGAAAACTG GGATAGCATGTTTCTGTCTTTGCATAGTTTATTGGACAGTGGAATTTGGGAGGCGATTCTTTCCCCGTTGTTCTAAAGCACTCGACAAGATTGTGGATGATAAAGACCTATCGATCTGGCGTATCTTGGAAATGATATTGACAATCCGGAGCGGCAACTAA